Within Candidatus Methylomirabilota bacterium, the genomic segment GGCCGAACGGGACCAACATCAACAAGGGCGTCGGCGCGCTCCACCCGGAGGCGCTCCAGAAGAAGGTCCGCGCGAGCGGCGCGTCGGCCGGCTTCGCCTTCGACGGCGACGGCGACCGGCTCATCTCCGTGGACGCGGGCGGCGAGATCCGGGACGGCGACTACGCGCTCGCGATCGCCGGCCGGCACCTCGCGGCGCGCGGCCGCCTCAAGGGCCAGGTCGTCGTCACCACCGTCATGGCGAACCTCGGCCTCGACCAGGCCCTGCGCGCCGCGGGCATCCGCGTCGTGAAGACGCAGGTCGGCGACCGCTACGTGCACGAGGAGATGCAGAAGGTCGGCGCCAACGTGGGCGGCGAGCAGTCGGGCCATCTCCTCTTCCTCGACCACGCGCCCACCGGCGACGGCATCCTGTCGGCGCTGGTGCTCCTGAGCGTCGCCGCGGAGACGGGCGAGACGCTCGCCTCGCTCGCCGCGTGCATGACGAAGTTCCCGCAGGTGCTCCTGAACGTCACCGTCGCGTCGAAGCCGCCGCTCGAGTCGCTCGCCGGGCTCGCCGAGCGGGTGGCCGCGTTCGAGCGGGAGCTCGGAGGCGGCGGCCGGATCCTCGTCCGCTACTCGGGCACCGAGCCGCTCGCGCGCGTCATGCTCGAGGGGCCCGACGCCGCGCGCATCCACGCGATGGCCGACGAGCTCGCGGGGATCATCCGGGGGCGGATCGGGCGCTGACGGCGACATGACCATCACCGGCATCGGCGTGGACCTGGTCAACATCCCGCGCATGCGCGAGGTGATCGAGCGCTGGCAGGACCGTTTCCTCCGGCGCGTCTTCACCGAGCAGGAGATCGCCTACTGCCGCGCGCGGCGCGACCCGGTGCCGCACTTCGCGGCGCGCTTCGCGGCGAAGGAGGCGGCGCTGAAGGCGCTCGGCACCGGGCTCCGGCTCGGCGTGAGCTGGCGCGAGCTCGAGGTGCGCCGCGAGCGCGGCCGGGCGCCGGAGCTCGTGCTCTCCGGACGCTCGCGGGAGATCGGGCGCTCGCGCGGCGGGAGCCGCGTGCTGCTGTCCCTCACGCACGAAGGGGAATATGCGCTGGCGCAGGCTATGCTCGTGGGCGATTAGCGTGGCGAGCGGGCCGGTCATTCTCTACGGCTGTGCGCCGCACCCGGTCGTCTTCGAGCCGACGACCGCCGCGGGCTCGATCACCGGCCAGCCCGGCCGGCACGGGCTCGTCATCGCCGCGCCCCACGGCACCTCGGATCCGCGCACCGGCGACATCGCGGCGGAGCTCGCGCGGCGCACCGGTTTCGGTGTCGTCATCGCGACGGGTTTCATGCTCGAGCCCGTCACGCGCGAGAGCGCGGGGCGCCGCTACCAGGTGAACCGCCCGGCCGAGGGCGTCCCCGGCCGGTCGCCGACCGAGGAAATCGCAACGGACGGCGCGCGCCAGGTCTACGAGGCGTACGAGCGCCGCGTGCGCGAGGTCGCGCAGGGCCCGCTCCGCTTCCTCGCCGAGATCCACGGCAACAACAACCGCGACGCGGCGGGGCGGATCGAGATCGCCACCGTCGGCGTGGACCGCGACGGCGCGTTCCGGCTGCGTGCGCTCCTCGAGCTGATCCGTGACGCGCACCTCCGGACGAACAGCGAGGCGCCGCGGCTCGAGGTCCGCATCGAGCCCGCCGACGCGCTCCGCTACGGCGCGTCGGGAGCGAAGGCGAGCGGGATCCTCCGCTTCCCCGAGCGCGCGCTCCACATCGAGCTCCCGCGCGCGGCGCGCGCCGACTGGCGCGAGGTCTACACGGCGATCCTCGCCGACTTCCTCGTCCAGGCCGTGGCGCTCCCCGCCGGGCGGTAGGGCCGTGCTGCCCCTCTACACGGCCGAGGAGATGCGGCGGCTCGACCGCCGTGCGATCGGCGAGCTCGGGATCCCCGGCGCCGTCCTCATGGAGAACGCGGGACGCGGCGCGGCCGAGGCGATTCGCCGGCTCCTCCCCACGCTCGGCGCGCCGCGCCGCGGCGCGCGCGTCGTCGTCGTCTGCGGCAAGGGTGGGAACGGCGGCGACGGCTTCGTTGTCGCGCGCTGGTTCGCGAGATGGAGCGCGCGCCCGGAGGTGCTGCTGGCGTTTCCCGAACGCGAGATTGGCGACGACGCCGGCGAGATGCTCCGCGCGCTCAAGCGGACCGGTGTGCGCCCGTGGCGCGTGGAGGACGAGGGCGCGGCCGCCCGGCGCCTCGCGCGCGCCGACGTCGTCGTGGACGCGCTTCTCGGCACGGGCGCGCGCGGCGCGCCCGACGGGCTCGTCGCGCGCCTGATCGAGCTGATCAACGCGAGCGCCCGGCCCGTCGTCGCGCTCGACGTCCCGTCGGGCATCGACGCCGACGGGGGTGAGTTCGCGGGGCCCGCGGTCAGCGCGACGGTGACGCTGACCTTCGCGGGAGTGAAGCGCGGTCTGGTTCTCGGGCCGGGCGCCGGGCACGCCGGTCGCGTCGAGGTCGTGCCGATCGGCGTTCCCGCGGCGGAGGCGTGGAGGGGCGTGACGACCTTCCTGCTGGAGCGCGCCGACGTCGCGCGGCATTTCCCACGGCGACCGCGCGACGCCCACAAGGGCACCTACGGCCACCTCCTGATCGTCGCGGGCTCGATCGGCAAGACCGGCGCCGCGGCCTTGGCGGCGATGGCCGCGCTCCGGAGCGGCGCGGGGCTCGTCACCGTCGCGACGCCCGCGAGCCAGCAGCCGGTCGTCGCGAGCCTCCTGCTCGAGGCGATGACCGAGCCCCTGCCCGAGACGGCCGCGCGCACGCTTGCCCTGAAGGCGCGCGAGGTGGTGGCCGAGCTGGCCGCGGGCCGCGACGCGGTCGCTCTCGGGCCCGGCATCGGGCTCGACGAGGAGACGCGCCAGGCGGCGCGCGCGCTCGTCCAGGAGCTGCCCAAGCCCATGGCCGTGGACGCCGACGCCCTGAGCGCGCTCGCCGGCCACCTCGACGCGCTCCGCGGCGCGCCCGCGCAACGCTGCCTCACCCCGCATCCGGGCGAGCTCGCGCGGCTGCTCGGCGTCACGGTCGCGGAAGTCCAGCGCGATCGCATCACCGCCGCGCGCGAGTTCGCCACGCGCCACAATGTTCACTTGGTGCTGAAGGGCGCGGGGAGCGTGATCGGCCATCCCGACGGGCGCGTGGTCGTGAACCCGACGGGGAACCCGGGCCTGGCGAGCGGCGGGACGGGCGACGTCCTCACCGGGATGCTCGGCGCGCTCCTGGCCCGCGGCTTGGCGGCCGGCGACGCGCTCGAGGGCGCGGTCTACCTCCACGGCCTCGCCGGCGACCTCGCTGCCGAGCGCATGGGCGAGGAGTCGCTCGTCGCGGGCGACGTGATCGACGCGCTCCCCGCCGTGTTCGGGAGGCTCACCGACGCGGCCGGCTGAGATCCTGAGCCGGAGCCCCGAGGACACCGCGGCCGCCGGCGAGCGGCTCGGCCACACGCTCGGCCCAGGCGACGTCGTCGCGCTCGTCGGCGAGCTCGGCGCGGGGAAGACCTGCTTCATCCAGGGGCTCGCGCGCGGCCTCGGCGTCACCGTGCACGCGACGAGCCCCACGTTCGTGCTCATCAACGAGTATCGGGGCCGCGTGCCCGTCCATCACGTGGACGCCTACCGCACCGCGAGCCTCGCCGAGCTCCAGGACCTCGGGCTGCCCGAGCTCTTCGCGGGCGGCGGCGTGACGGTCGTCGAGTGGGCGGATAAGCTCCTGCCCCTCCTGCCGCCCGACGCGATCGAGGTGACGATCGAGGGCGTCGGCGACGAGCCCCGCCGCATCACGATCCGCCGTCCCGGCTAGTATCCCGTCCTCGAAGTCGTGTGAAGCGCCCGCCAGCGCACGGCGGCCCACCGGCGGCCCGAGCGCGGCAGTCGTTGACACGACTTCCTGGACGGAACGCTAGTCCGGCAGGACGCCGAGCACGAGCCAGCCGAAGAGCAGCGTCACGAGCGTGACCGGGACCCCGACCTTGCAGTACTCGACGAAGCCGATCTCGACGCGCGCGGCCCGCGCGGCCTCGACGACGATGAGGTTCGCGACGCTCCCGAGGATCGTGAGGTTGCCGGCCAGCGTCGAGGCCATCGCGAGGAGGAGCCATGTCCGTTCCGGGTCGCCGAGCGCGGGCACGAGCGGCTTCAACAGGAGGAGCGCCGGCACGTTGGACACGAGGTTCGAGAGGACGGCGGTGACCACCGTCAGGACCCACGGGCGGTCGAGGTTCGCGGCCCGTGCCCAGTGCAGGAGCAGCTCGACGAGCCCGGTGCGCTCGGCGCCTGCGGTGATCACGAAGAGGCCCGCGAAGAGCACCAGCAGCTCCCAGCCGATCTCGCGGTAGACCTTCTGCGGCTTCACCCGTCGCGTGAAGAGCGTGACCGCGGCGCCCGCGAGGGCGACGATCGCGATCGGCACGCCGGCGAGGAACGCGGCGAGCATCACGGAGACGGCCGCGACGGTCTTCAGCATGATCGGGTAGTGGACGGCGAGCCGCCGGTCCGGCTCGGCCTCGAGGGGGACGGAAGGGATCTGCCGCCGGTAGACCGCCCACACCACGAGGAACACGCACAGGAGGCCGGCGGCGGCGATCGGCGCCTCGCGGACGAGGAACGCCCGGTACCCGATGCCGGAGAAGCTGCCGACCAGCATGTTCTGCGGGTTGCCCGTCAGCGTGGCGACACTTCCCACGTTTGCGGCGGTCGCGAGAGCGATCAGGTACGGGACGGGCGGCAGGTGGAGCCGGCGAGTGACCGCCAGCACGAGGGGCGCCAGCACGAGACAGACGACGTCGTTCACGAAGAAGGCCGAGAGCACGCCCGCGGCGCCGGTGACCGCGCCGAGCAGGGCGAGCGGCGTGCGCGCGCTCCGGATCGTCCACGCCATGACGAGGCCGAAGAACCCGGAGAGGCGCAGGTACGCCGTGACGATCATCATGCCGAAGAGCAGCACGAGGGTGTGCGCGTCCACCGCCGCGACCGCCTCGTCCCAGCCGAGCGCGCCCGAGACGACCATGGCCGCGGCGCCGATGATCGCGACGCCCGTGCGGTCCACGCGGAAGCCGGGGACCCGGCCGAGGCCGAGCCCCGCGTAGGAGCCGACGAAGGCGGCGAGCGCGATCGCGTGGCTCCACTCGCGGCCAGGCATACGGGAAAGCATACATGCGACGCCCGCAGCGCTGGTAGAATCGTCGCGCCATGCGCGGGCTCGTCGCCTACGGCGTGTACGTTCCCTACTTCCGCCTCGAGCGCAAGGCGATCGCGGGATCGCTGGGCACGCCCGCCGGCTCGGGCACGCGCGCGGTCGCCGCGTACGACGAGGACACGACCTCGCTCGCTGTCGAGGCGGCGCGCGCCGCTCTGCGCGCGGCGCCCGGGGCGCGGCCCGACGCGCTCTACTTCGCGACCTCGGTCCCCGCGTACCTCGACAAGACGAACGCGACGGCGATCCACGCGGCGCTCGGCCTCGACGCGGGCGCGCTCGCCTGCGACATGGCGAGCGCCGTGCGCTCGGGCGCCGGCGCCCTGCGGGCGGCGCTCCAGGGCGGGGGTGTCACGCTCGTCGCGCTCTCCGACGTCCGCACGGGGCTTCCGGGCGGCGGCGACGAGCGCGAGGGCGGCGACGCCGCCGCGGCGCTCCTCTGCGCCGACGACTCGCGCGAGCTCCCCGTGCTCGCCGAGCCCGTCGCCCACGCCTCGGCGACGGCGGAGTTCCTCGAGCGCTGGCGCGTGCCCGGCGAGAACGCGTCCCACCAGTGGGAGGAGCGGTTCGGCGAGCACGCCTACGTGCCGCTCGGCGACGCCGCGGTGACCGACGCCCTCAAGCACGCCGGCGTCACCGCGCCGGCGATCGGCCACTGGATCATCGCGGGCCCGCACGGGCGGGCGAACCGGCGGCTCACGGCGTCGGTCGGCGCGGCGAAGGGGACGGTGGTGGACGACCTCTCGGCCGTCATCGGCAACACGGGGACCGCCCACGCGGGGCTCCTCCTCGCGAGCGTCCTCGACACGGCCGCCCCCGATCAGCTGATCGCGGTCGTGTCGCTCGCCGACGGGTGCGACGTCACCATCTGGCGCGCGACGGCGGCCTTGCCGGCGCGCCGGCCGCGAGCGAAGGTCGCGGCCCAGCTCGCCGGCGGCGGTCAGGTGAGCTACCCGAGCTTCCTGACCTGGCGCGGCTTCCTTCCGCGCGAGCCGCCGCGCCGGCCCGACCCCGAGCCGCCCGCGGCGCCGCCCTCGCGCCGGGCCGGGGACTGGAAGTTCGCGTTCACCGGGAGCCGGTGCCAGGCGTGCGGCGCGCGCCACCTGCCACCCCAGCGCGTGTGCGTGAAGTGCCACGCGATCGACCGCATGACGCCCGAGCGTCTGGCCGACGTCCCCGCGACGATCGCGACCTTCACGGTGGACCGGCTCGCGTACTCGCTCTCGCCGCCGGTCGTCGCGGCGGTCATCGACTTCGAGGGTGGCGGGCGCTTCCAGTGCGAGCTGACCGACGTGGACCCGGCGGCCGTGAAGATCGGCGACCGGGTGGAGATGACGTTCCGGCGGCTCTTCACCGCCGACGGCGTGCACAACTACTTCTGGAAGGCGCGGCCCCGGCGCGCGAGTGGCGCATGAGCGCGCAAGAGCGGTGGCAGCTCGCCGGCAACGCGCCGGACGCCTACGAGCGCCACATCGTCCCGGCGCTGTTCATGCCGTGGGCGCGGAGCCTCGTCGAGACCGCGGCGCTCCGTCCCGGCGAGCGCGTGCTCGACGTGGCCTGCGGCACCGGTGTGGTGACGCGCCTGGCCGCCAAGCGCGTCGGCGCCGGGGGGAAGGTCGTCGGCCTCGACCTGAACGCCGGGATGCTGGAGGTCGCGCGCTCGCGCGCGCCCGCGATCGAGTGGCGCGAGGGGAGCGCCACAGAGCTCCCGCTGCCGGACGCCGCGTTCGACGCGGTGCTCTGCCAGCAGGGGCTCCAGTTCTTCCCGGACCGGCCGGCCGCGCTCCGCGAGATGCGCCGCGTGCTCGTGCCGGGCGGCCGGCTCGCGCTCAGCGTCTGGCGGTCGCTCGAGTGGAGCCCCGGGCACCGGGCGCTCGCGGACGCGCTCGAGCGGCACATCGGCCCCGAGACCGCGGCGATCATGCGGGCGCCGTTCGCCCTCGCCGACCCCGAGGAGCTACGCGCGCTGGCGGTCGCCGCCGGCTTCCGCGAGGTCGCCGTCCGGGCGGCGGTCGAAGATGTCCGCTTCCCGTCGGTGGACGAGTTCCCGCTCGTCCAGGCGGCCGCGACCCCGCTGGCGCCCTTCGTGGCCGGCGCGCCGGAGAGCGCGCGGGCCGCGCTGGTGGCGGATGTGCGGACGGCGCTCGCACGGTACGTGAGCGGTGAGACGCTCGTGTGGCCGATCCAGGCGCACGTCGTCACGGCGCGGGCGTAGTACGATAAGGTCAGGCACCGTGGCCTGAACGATCGAGAGGAGACGACCCGATGGCGAGCAACGGCATCCGCGACCGCGTGGCGATCGTCGGCATGGGCTGCACCCCGTTCGGCGAGCACTGGGACAAGGGCGTCAACGACCTGCTCGTGGACGCGACGAAGGAAGCGCTCGCGTCGGCGGGGGTCGAGCTCCGCGACGTGGACGCGTTCTGGCTCGGCACGCTCTACTCAGGCCAGTCCGGGCTCACGCTCTCGCGGCCCCTCAAGATCGACTACAAGCCCGTGAGCCGGCTCGAGAACTACTGCGCGACCGGCTCTGAGGCGTTCCGCAACGCGTGCTACGCGGTGGCCTCGGGCGCGTACGACCTCGCGATGGCGATCGGTGTCGAGAAGCTGAAGGACAGCGGCATCTCGGGCCTG encodes:
- the glmM gene encoding phosphoglucosamine mutase; the encoded protein is MTRLFGTDGIRGVANEEPLTPDLAFRVGRQLVATLQAEHAAERARLVIGRDTRRSGPLLESALVAGLLSAGADCYAVGVLPTPAIAFLTRRLEAHGGIVLSASHNPFEDNGIKLFSSDGSKFPDAWEDEIERRLAGADAAPRARGAGIGELVVYDRAESDYAEFLCGAFPLDLGGLTIALDCAHGATYRVAPRVMRRLGARVVALGARPNGTNINKGVGALHPEALQKKVRASGASAGFAFDGDGDRLISVDAGGEIRDGDYALAIAGRHLAARGRLKGQVVVTTVMANLGLDQALRAAGIRVVKTQVGDRYVHEEMQKVGANVGGEQSGHLLFLDHAPTGDGILSALVLLSVAAETGETLASLAACMTKFPQVLLNVTVASKPPLESLAGLAERVAAFERELGGGGRILVRYSGTEPLARVMLEGPDAARIHAMADELAGIIRGRIGR
- a CDS encoding methyltransferase domain-containing protein, encoding MSAQERWQLAGNAPDAYERHIVPALFMPWARSLVETAALRPGERVLDVACGTGVVTRLAAKRVGAGGKVVGLDLNAGMLEVARSRAPAIEWREGSATELPLPDAAFDAVLCQQGLQFFPDRPAALREMRRVLVPGGRLALSVWRSLEWSPGHRALADALERHIGPETAAIMRAPFALADPEELRALAVAAGFREVAVRAAVEDVRFPSVDEFPLVQAAATPLAPFVAGAPESARAALVADVRTALARYVSGETLVWPIQAHVVTARA
- the tsaE gene encoding tRNA (adenosine(37)-N6)-threonylcarbamoyltransferase complex ATPase subunit type 1 TsaE, with the translated sequence MSRSPEDTAAAGERLGHTLGPGDVVALVGELGAGKTCFIQGLARGLGVTVHATSPTFVLINEYRGRVPVHHVDAYRTASLAELQDLGLPELFAGGGVTVVEWADKLLPLLPPDAIEVTIEGVGDEPRRITIRRPG
- a CDS encoding OB-fold domain-containing protein translates to MRGLVAYGVYVPYFRLERKAIAGSLGTPAGSGTRAVAAYDEDTTSLAVEAARAALRAAPGARPDALYFATSVPAYLDKTNATAIHAALGLDAGALACDMASAVRSGAGALRAALQGGGVTLVALSDVRTGLPGGGDEREGGDAAAALLCADDSRELPVLAEPVAHASATAEFLERWRVPGENASHQWEERFGEHAYVPLGDAAVTDALKHAGVTAPAIGHWIIAGPHGRANRRLTASVGAAKGTVVDDLSAVIGNTGTAHAGLLLASVLDTAAPDQLIAVVSLADGCDVTIWRATAALPARRPRAKVAAQLAGGGQVSYPSFLTWRGFLPREPPRRPDPEPPAAPPSRRAGDWKFAFTGSRCQACGARHLPPQRVCVKCHAIDRMTPERLADVPATIATFTVDRLAYSLSPPVVAAVIDFEGGGRFQCELTDVDPAAVKIGDRVEMTFRRLFTADGVHNYFWKARPRRASGA
- a CDS encoding NAD(P)H-hydrate dehydratase; its protein translation is MLPLYTAEEMRRLDRRAIGELGIPGAVLMENAGRGAAEAIRRLLPTLGAPRRGARVVVVCGKGGNGGDGFVVARWFARWSARPEVLLAFPEREIGDDAGEMLRALKRTGVRPWRVEDEGAAARRLARADVVVDALLGTGARGAPDGLVARLIELINASARPVVALDVPSGIDADGGEFAGPAVSATVTLTFAGVKRGLVLGPGAGHAGRVEVVPIGVPAAEAWRGVTTFLLERADVARHFPRRPRDAHKGTYGHLLIVAGSIGKTGAAALAAMAALRSGAGLVTVATPASQQPVVASLLLEAMTEPLPETAARTLALKAREVVAELAAGRDAVALGPGIGLDEETRQAARALVQELPKPMAVDADALSALAGHLDALRGAPAQRCLTPHPGELARLLGVTVAEVQRDRITAAREFATRHNVHLVLKGAGSVIGHPDGRVVVNPTGNPGLASGGTGDVLTGMLGALLARGLAAGDALEGAVYLHGLAGDLAAERMGEESLVAGDVIDALPAVFGRLTDAAG
- the acpS gene encoding holo-ACP synthase yields the protein MTITGIGVDLVNIPRMREVIERWQDRFLRRVFTEQEIAYCRARRDPVPHFAARFAAKEAALKALGTGLRLGVSWRELEVRRERGRAPELVLSGRSREIGRSRGGSRVLLSLTHEGEYALAQAMLVGD
- a CDS encoding anion transporter; amino-acid sequence: MPGREWSHAIALAAFVGSYAGLGLGRVPGFRVDRTGVAIIGAAAMVVSGALGWDEAVAAVDAHTLVLLFGMMIVTAYLRLSGFFGLVMAWTIRSARTPLALLGAVTGAAGVLSAFFVNDVVCLVLAPLVLAVTRRLHLPPVPYLIALATAANVGSVATLTGNPQNMLVGSFSGIGYRAFLVREAPIAAAGLLCVFLVVWAVYRRQIPSVPLEAEPDRRLAVHYPIMLKTVAAVSVMLAAFLAGVPIAIVALAGAAVTLFTRRVKPQKVYREIGWELLVLFAGLFVITAGAERTGLVELLLHWARAANLDRPWVLTVVTAVLSNLVSNVPALLLLKPLVPALGDPERTWLLLAMASTLAGNLTILGSVANLIVVEAARAARVEIGFVEYCKVGVPVTLVTLLFGWLVLGVLPD